From a single Sorghum bicolor cultivar BTx623 chromosome 5, Sorghum_bicolor_NCBIv3, whole genome shotgun sequence genomic region:
- the LOC8079752 gene encoding glycine-rich cell wall structural protein 2: MAGTKLVSLGLIVLMSVGLANAVRVARYSSADGTGMGQGDGTGFVNGEGSGSGSGTGSGDSGPYGTHASARGGGGGSGASQFGGAGYGSGFGSGSGSGSNQYGQGVYSGYGESSNAGGTGGGGGRGQARGYSNSNGIGFGSGIGSGSSYTNRYPDGSSTAGANANGNGQGTATTQNGGSSDGSGAGSAYGNAYP; this comes from the coding sequence ATGGCAGGCACAAAGCTAGTATCACTAGGGCTCATTGTCCTCATGAGCGTAGGATTAGCCAATGCTGTAAGGGTGGCTAGATACTCTAGTGCTGATGGGACCGGCATGGGACAAGGAGATGGTACTGGATTTGTGAATGGCGAGGGATCTGGGTCTGGGTCTGGCACCGGATCTGGTGATAGTGGTCCTTATGGTACCCATGCAAGTGCTAGAGGGGGTGGTGGAGGTTCTGGAGCTAGCCAATTTGGTGGGGCTGGTTATGGTTCAGGGTTCGGATCAGGGTCAGGTTCAGGATCTAATCAATATGGTCAAGGAGTGTATTCTGGTTATGGAGAATCTTCTAATGCTGGTGGTACAGGTGGGGGTGGGGGTAGAGGACAAGCTAGAGGTTATTCGAATTCCAATGGTATAGGATTCGGTAGTGGCATCGGTTCTGGCTCTAGCTATACCAATAGGTATCCGGATGGATCAAGTACAGCAGGTGCAAATGCTAATGGAAATGGTCAAGGCACAGCAACTACTCAAAATGGTGGGAGTAGCGACGGCTCAGGTGCTGGATCTGCATACGGCAATGCGTACCCCTAA